The Mucilaginibacter yixingensis genome window below encodes:
- a CDS encoding aldo/keto reductase, with product MEKSNSQNNLPPVIFGTSGLGNLFTALPQDAKCAIVEQCVEHSALPVVFDSAGKYGAGLALESLGKCLKQLGVAPEDVLISNKLGWLRVPLTTPEPTFEPGVWKDLEFDAVQKISYDGILECFEQGNELLGDYKPQMVSVHDPDEYLDAAASEAERQQRYQDVLEAYRALADLKAQGRVQAIGVGAKKWPIIQQISKDVALDWVMIANSMTIKNHPDDLLDFMEELAAKGVTIINSAVFHAGFLTGGNFYDYKEMDRNNAAHQSVFNWRDEFNAICDAFGVKPAEACVKFGLNAPGVKAIALNTTNAKRVKDNVDMAGAAIPADFWQQLFNKGLISERALGLILK from the coding sequence ATGGAAAAATCCAATTCGCAAAATAACCTGCCGCCGGTAATTTTTGGTACCAGTGGTTTGGGTAACCTTTTTACGGCATTGCCGCAAGATGCCAAGTGTGCCATTGTTGAGCAATGTGTAGAACACTCCGCTTTGCCCGTGGTGTTTGACTCGGCTGGGAAATATGGTGCTGGCCTGGCGCTGGAAAGCCTCGGCAAATGTCTCAAGCAGCTGGGTGTTGCCCCAGAGGATGTACTCATCAGCAATAAATTGGGCTGGCTGCGTGTGCCGCTTACCACGCCCGAGCCAACTTTCGAGCCCGGTGTTTGGAAAGATCTGGAGTTTGATGCCGTGCAGAAGATCAGCTACGATGGCATCCTGGAGTGCTTTGAGCAAGGCAACGAATTGCTGGGCGATTACAAACCACAAATGGTATCGGTACATGATCCGGATGAGTACCTGGATGCCGCAGCATCTGAAGCCGAGCGCCAGCAACGTTATCAGGATGTGCTGGAAGCCTATCGCGCGCTGGCCGATCTGAAAGCACAAGGCAGGGTACAGGCCATTGGCGTGGGTGCTAAAAAATGGCCCATTATTCAGCAGATCAGCAAAGACGTAGCGCTGGACTGGGTGATGATTGCCAACAGCATGACCATTAAAAACCATCCTGATGATCTACTCGATTTTATGGAAGAGCTGGCCGCCAAAGGTGTTACTATCATCAACTCGGCGGTGTTCCATGCGGGTTTTTTAACCGGTGGTAATTTTTATGATTATAAAGAGATGGATCGCAATAATGCAGCCCATCAATCCGTATTTAACTGGCGCGATGAGTTCAATGCCATTTGCGATGCCTTCGGCGTTAAACCTGCCGAGGCCTGCGTGAAGTTTGGCCTCAATGCGCCGGGTGTAAAAGCCATAGCGCTCAACACCACCAACGCAAAACGCGTGAAAGATAACGTGGATATGGCGGGCGCCGCCATCCCGGCTGATTTTTGGCAGCAACTGTTTAACAAAGGATTAATTAGCGAAAGGGCTTTGGGCCTTATACTAAAGTAA
- a CDS encoding zinc-binding alcohol dehydrogenase family protein, whose protein sequence is MKILTCTTPGTFEYNEAAKPELKKDHAILKIKRIGICGTDLHAFEGTQPFFSYPRILGHELAAELVEADGAEGFEKGERVTFIPYFNCGTCIACRMGKPNCCTKINVCGVHVDGGMVEYLQVPSYSLIHGEGLSFDELALVEPLAIGAHGVRRADVQPGEFVLVVGAGPIGLGIMEFARIAGAQVIAMDINEQRLDFCKNKLKVHHTINGATEDVVEALKKITNDDFPTVVIDATGSQRAINNGFQYLAHGGRYVLVGLQKGEISVMHPEFHKREATLMSSRNATRADFEHVIASMKKGLVDPTNYITHRVNFDEVKAEFKSWLDPKNGVIKAMVEV, encoded by the coding sequence ATGAAAATATTAACCTGCACTACTCCCGGCACTTTTGAATATAACGAGGCCGCTAAACCTGAACTGAAAAAAGATCACGCTATTCTAAAAATAAAGCGCATTGGCATTTGCGGCACAGACCTGCACGCTTTTGAGGGCACGCAGCCTTTCTTTAGCTATCCGCGCATCCTGGGTCATGAGCTGGCTGCAGAACTGGTAGAAGCCGATGGCGCCGAGGGTTTTGAAAAAGGCGAACGGGTGACTTTTATCCCTTACTTTAACTGCGGTACTTGTATTGCCTGCCGCATGGGCAAACCCAACTGCTGCACCAAAATAAACGTGTGCGGTGTGCACGTAGATGGCGGCATGGTAGAATACCTGCAGGTACCATCGTACTCATTGATCCACGGCGAGGGTTTGTCTTTTGATGAACTGGCCTTGGTAGAACCATTAGCTATTGGCGCCCACGGCGTACGCAGAGCCGATGTGCAGCCTGGTGAGTTTGTACTGGTAGTAGGTGCCGGCCCAATTGGTTTAGGTATTATGGAGTTTGCCCGCATTGCCGGTGCGCAGGTAATTGCTATGGATATCAATGAGCAGCGTCTTGACTTCTGCAAAAACAAATTGAAAGTACACCATACCATCAACGGTGCTACGGAAGATGTGGTAGAGGCACTGAAGAAAATCACCAATGATGACTTCCCGACTGTAGTAATTGATGCTACCGGCAGTCAGCGTGCTATTAACAACGGTTTCCAATACCTGGCTCATGGCGGTCGCTACGTACTGGTGGGTCTGCAAAAAGGCGAGATCAGCGTCATGCATCCAGAGTTCCACAAACGCGAGGCTACCCTGATGAGCAGCCGCAACGCAACCCGCGCCGATTTTGAGCACGTAATTGCTTCGATGAAAAAAGGGTTGGTAGACCCAACCAACTACATCACCCACCGCGTAAACTTTGACGAGGTAAAAGCCGAATTTAAATCATGGCTCGATCCAAAGAACGGCGTGATTAAGGCGATGGTAGAGGTATAA
- a CDS encoding ROK family protein has product MKNTSDQFKVLSIDIGGSHIKATILNKQGKLMMDYDKVTTPHPSTPENLLIAIKELVKGFPAYTNISVGFPGYVKGGVVKTAPNLGTKEWSGFKLQEKLADVLKAPTRVVNDADMQGLGVVDGKGLEMVITLGTGFGTALLQDGMLLPHFELAHLPVTKKDTYDTWVGEAALEDIGEKRWNKRMDKVFKILKTVFNYDTLYIGGGNAKKLTGKLDKNMKLVTNQDGIKGGARLWQEKKHDQNILAVK; this is encoded by the coding sequence ATGAAAAATACCTCTGACCAATTTAAGGTTCTTTCTATCGATATTGGCGGCTCTCATATCAAGGCCACTATCCTGAACAAACAAGGCAAACTGATGATGGACTATGACAAGGTGACTACGCCGCACCCGTCTACGCCCGAAAATCTGTTAATAGCCATTAAAGAATTAGTAAAAGGTTTTCCAGCATACACCAATATCTCTGTTGGCTTTCCAGGCTATGTAAAAGGAGGCGTGGTGAAAACCGCCCCTAACCTGGGTACCAAAGAGTGGTCTGGCTTTAAGCTCCAGGAAAAACTGGCAGATGTGCTGAAAGCCCCGACACGCGTAGTAAACGATGCCGATATGCAGGGCCTGGGTGTGGTTGATGGCAAAGGCCTGGAAATGGTGATTACCCTGGGCACCGGTTTTGGCACTGCTTTGTTGCAGGACGGCATGCTGTTGCCGCACTTTGAACTGGCGCACCTGCCAGTTACTAAAAAAGATACCTATGATACCTGGGTAGGCGAGGCCGCACTGGAAGACATAGGCGAAAAACGTTGGAACAAACGCATGGATAAGGTTTTTAAAATACTGAAAACTGTATTTAATTACGATACCTTATACATAGGCGGAGGCAATGCCAAAAAGCTGACCGGCAAGCTGGATAAAAACATGAAACTGGTAACCAACCAAGACGGTATTAAAGGCGGCGCGCGCTTGTGGCAGGAGAAAAAACACGATCAGAATATACTTGCAGTAAAATAG
- the tkt gene encoding transketolase has translation MATEKNIEHLGIDTVRVLSADAVQKANSGHPGTPMALAPMAHVLWTQYMRYNPKNPDWANRDRFILSAGHACMLQYSFLYLTGYDLSMDDIKNFRQLHSKTAGHPEHGLCPGIEVTTGPLGQGFANGVGFAIAQKHLAARYNKPGYDVFDYHVYAICSDGDLMEGVASEAASLAGHLQLGNMIYLYDDNHISIEGDTDITFNEDVAARFRAYGWHVQEVADGNDIEAISIAVRNARAEVSKPSLIKVRTQIAYGSPNKANTAGAHGSPLGADEVKLVKQFFGFDPEKSFDVSDDVLKYYRAAGAKGAPMEEEWNKLYAKYKAEFPELAAELELAGKEELPEGWDANLPVFKPEDGKIATRVASGKALNAVADKLPHLIGGAADLAPSTDTLLKKYESFTVEHRAGRNFHFGIREHAMGSALNGMALTKGVIPYGATFLIFSEYMRPPIRLAAIMKIRPIFVYTHDSIGLGEDGTTHQPVEQLASLRSIPNVTIIRPADANESVQAWRTAIAHKGGPVVLVFTRQGLPVIDQDKYAKADNVAKGAYVLSDSDGEPQVILMATGSEVSLIMQAQEQLKAEGINARVVSMPSWELFEKQSAEYKASVFPKNIRKRLAVEAASPMGWHKYVTDEGDVIGMTTFGESAPADQLFKEFGFTVDNVVARAKALL, from the coding sequence ATGGCTACAGAAAAAAATATCGAACATTTAGGTATAGATACCGTGAGGGTACTTTCGGCAGATGCAGTGCAGAAAGCCAATTCTGGTCACCCGGGTACACCAATGGCGCTGGCGCCGATGGCTCATGTGCTGTGGACGCAATATATGCGCTACAACCCTAAAAATCCGGATTGGGCCAACCGCGATAGATTCATTCTTTCGGCAGGTCACGCTTGTATGCTGCAATACAGCTTTCTGTATTTGACGGGTTACGATCTGTCTATGGACGATATTAAAAACTTCCGCCAGCTGCATAGCAAAACCGCCGGTCACCCGGAGCATGGTTTGTGCCCGGGGATTGAGGTAACAACCGGTCCGTTAGGGCAGGGTTTTGCCAACGGTGTGGGTTTTGCCATAGCGCAGAAACACCTGGCTGCCCGTTACAACAAGCCGGGGTACGATGTTTTTGACTATCATGTTTACGCCATCTGTTCAGACGGTGATCTGATGGAGGGCGTAGCCTCAGAGGCCGCCTCGCTGGCCGGTCACCTGCAGTTGGGTAACATGATCTATTTGTATGACGACAACCACATCTCGATAGAAGGCGATACCGATATCACTTTTAACGAAGATGTAGCCGCCCGTTTCCGCGCTTACGGCTGGCACGTGCAAGAAGTGGCCGACGGCAACGATATCGAGGCTATTTCAATAGCCGTGCGTAATGCCCGTGCCGAGGTCAGCAAGCCATCGCTCATCAAAGTACGTACGCAGATTGCCTATGGTAGCCCTAATAAAGCTAACACCGCCGGTGCACACGGCTCGCCGCTGGGTGCCGATGAGGTGAAGCTGGTAAAACAGTTCTTCGGGTTTGATCCGGAGAAATCTTTTGATGTGTCAGATGACGTATTGAAATATTACCGTGCCGCCGGTGCCAAAGGTGCACCGATGGAAGAGGAGTGGAACAAGCTTTACGCCAAATACAAAGCAGAATTCCCGGAACTGGCCGCCGAGCTGGAACTGGCCGGCAAAGAAGAACTGCCAGAGGGCTGGGACGCCAACCTGCCGGTATTTAAACCGGAAGATGGCAAAATAGCTACCCGCGTAGCATCAGGCAAGGCCCTGAATGCTGTTGCCGACAAACTGCCGCACCTGATTGGTGGCGCTGCCGATTTGGCTCCGTCTACCGATACGTTGCTGAAAAAATATGAGTCGTTCACGGTTGAGCACCGTGCTGGCCGCAACTTCCACTTCGGTATCCGCGAACATGCCATGGGTTCTGCACTGAATGGTATGGCGCTCACCAAAGGCGTTATCCCTTACGGTGCTACGTTCCTCATCTTTTCTGAGTACATGCGCCCGCCAATCCGTTTGGCAGCCATTATGAAGATCCGCCCGATATTTGTTTATACCCATGATAGCATTGGTTTGGGTGAAGACGGCACTACTCACCAACCGGTAGAACAACTGGCATCGCTACGCTCAATACCCAATGTAACCATAATCCGCCCGGCTGACGCAAATGAGAGCGTACAAGCATGGCGCACAGCCATAGCCCACAAAGGTGGTCCGGTGGTGCTGGTGTTCACCCGTCAGGGCCTGCCGGTTATTGATCAGGATAAATATGCCAAGGCTGATAATGTGGCAAAAGGCGCCTATGTACTGTCAGACAGCGATGGCGAGCCTCAGGTAATCTTGATGGCAACCGGTTCTGAAGTATCGTTGATTATGCAGGCGCAGGAGCAACTTAAAGCAGAAGGTATCAATGCCCGAGTTGTAAGCATGCCATCATGGGAGTTGTTTGAGAAACAATCAGCCGAATACAAAGCATCGGTATTCCCTAAAAATATCCGGAAGCGTTTGGCTGTTGAAGCAGCATCGCCAATGGGCTGGCACAAATACGTAACCGATGAAGGCGACGTAATTGGCATGACCACCTTCGGCGAGTCTGCCCCGGCAGATCAGCTGTTTAAGGAGTTTGGCTTTACAGTAGATAATGTGGTAGCGCGCGCTAAAGCACTTTTATAG
- the rpiA gene encoding ribose 5-phosphate isomerase A: MSLIEKLDWSAEIINISGKQKVAQEIAAKVKDGDVIGIGSGSTSYLALVAIAERIKTEGLNVKGITTSIEISMFCAKLGVPVTSLYEHQPDWLFDGADEVDPNNSLIKGRGGAMFKEKMLMSSSPVNYIIVDESKQVEKLCTNFPIPVEVFPQALLLAEKGLLELGATDIKIRPAKGKDGPVITENNNLILDCHFNEVPLTLEKDIKSITGVIESGLFIGYKPQIIMAAN; the protein is encoded by the coding sequence ATGTCATTAATAGAAAAACTCGACTGGTCGGCCGAGATTATTAATATCAGCGGTAAGCAAAAGGTAGCCCAGGAGATTGCCGCTAAGGTAAAAGATGGCGATGTGATTGGCATCGGTTCAGGTTCAACATCATACCTGGCGCTGGTGGCTATTGCAGAACGTATCAAAACCGAGGGATTGAATGTGAAGGGGATTACTACCTCTATCGAGATCTCCATGTTCTGCGCCAAGCTGGGCGTGCCGGTAACGTCGTTATATGAGCATCAGCCCGATTGGTTGTTTGACGGTGCCGATGAGGTCGATCCCAACAATAGCCTGATTAAAGGCAGGGGCGGGGCCATGTTCAAAGAAAAGATGCTGATGAGCAGCAGCCCGGTAAACTATATTATTGTGGATGAAAGCAAGCAGGTAGAAAAACTTTGTACCAATTTCCCAATCCCGGTAGAAGTGTTTCCGCAGGCGCTGTTATTAGCAGAAAAAGGACTATTGGAACTGGGTGCAACTGACATAAAAATCCGCCCGGCCAAGGGTAAAGACGGACCGGTAATTACCGAGAATAACAACCTGATTCTGGATTGCCATTTTAATGAAGTACCTTTAACATTAGAAAAAGATATCAAATCTATTACCGGTGTAATAGAAAGCGGGCTGTTTATCGGCTATAAGCCGCAGATTATTATGGCGGCTAATTGA